DNA sequence from the Methanocellales archaeon genome:
TAGTAATTGGCTCCATGGGGGTAATCGACCCACTCTACCTCAAAGTCGTGAACTTCTGCTGCGGCGCTGAGCACCTTCTTGCCTTCTGCGATGACTTCTGGACCAACGCCGTCTCCGCTTATGACTGGTACTTTATACGTGGTCATGTGATTTTCCTAATATGTTTTTCGTATATCCTATCAATCCGCCATGCTCAATTATTTTTCTTATGAACTCTGGTAGTGGCGTGGCAGGATATTTTTCATCTTTCGTCTGGTTCCATATCATGCCTTTTTCGAGGTCCACCTTGAGATGATCTCCCGTTTCAATCTGATCGACTTCATCGCACTCAAGCACTGGCAGTCCAATGTTGATTGCGTTACGAAAAAAGATTCTGGCAAATGACTTTGCAATAATGCAGCTTATGCCAGCACCCTTCAGTGCTAGTGGTGCATGCTCTCTGGAGGACCCGCATCCGAAATTTCTTCCAGCAACGATTATGTCTCCCGATCTCACTTGTTGTGCAAATTCTGGAAGTATTCCTTCAAATGCATACTTTGCTAACTCATTGGGATCATTGATGGTGAGATATCTACCTGGAATGATAGCATCTGTATCAACGTCATCTCCAAATTTCCAAACGTTCCCTCTTTTCATAATGATTTAGATTATTGTGTTTAAACCCTATTAAATTCATCTTAAGAATTTCATGAAATAACGCGCTCTGCCATAGAGAAGTTTTGAGTTATCCGCGATAATTAGCAGAGCCTTAAAGCAATCTTGGAGTTCAAATGGTCAGCGTAAAAACAGGACCTGTTATGGTGCTCTAATGGAAAAGCAGCTGACTTGTAACTTCAATCTCACGCTCCTCCTCTTCGTCGCGCATGATGGACACCCCTCTTAACGCTCTCATAGCCCCATCGATTTTGGCCTCTTCATGGACTATTATGGCATCAGCATTGATCTCGCCCATAACTCTGCTACCTTTGTCAACATACACCTCCCCTCTTGTGATCAAGTCGCCATATATCTCGGTGTTTTGTCCTATCCTTATTTCACCCCTCGCTCTGATGCTGCCGAAGAGCGTTGTATTATCTTTGACATTGATCGAATGGGCTCTGATATTGCCTACCATTCGACAGCTGTCTCCAATGATCGCCTTTTCTGGGATTCGAATCATGTCGAGAGTGATCTTGGTTCCATTCGGCACGATCAGTGCCTGTTCGTTAAATACGTCGCTTTCCTCAGAAAATAACTCGCTCAGCATCTTATCGACCTCTTCTCCTTCTCCAAGTCGGAGAAGTTCGGCCAGATATAAGATGATGTAAACGATTACTGGTACTGGGTTTCTGATCACGATCCAGCCCTTCGCCTCAAAATCATCCTTGATATGCACGTCGTTTCCGATATCCAGGTCGCCTTTCACGACCAATTTGCCGTTTATATTGGTACGCTCACCTATGTATGCGTCCTTCTTCGTCCTTACGTCCCCGTTTATGTTTGACCAGAGGTCCAGTCTTACGTCTTCCTCGGCTACGATGTCCCCATCTATTTTCACTCGTTCGCCGATGATGACGGAGCGCGCAAAAAGTCCATAGCTGATCTCAGAATGGTTGCCTATTAGAACATCTCCCTCTACTATTATCGATCTATCTCCCATCTGCGTGTTGTC
Encoded proteins:
- a CDS encoding 3-isopropylmalate dehydratase small subunit, which encodes MKRGNVWKFGDDVDTDAIIPGRYLTINDPNELAKYAFEGILPEFAQQVRSGDIIVAGRNFGCGSSREHAPLALKGAGISCIIAKSFARIFFRNAINIGLPVLECDEVDQIETGDHLKVDLEKGMIWNQTKDEKYPATPLPEFIRKIIEHGGLIGYTKNILGKSHDHV